In Zingiber officinale cultivar Zhangliang chromosome 1A, Zo_v1.1, whole genome shotgun sequence, a genomic segment contains:
- the LOC121996299 gene encoding galactinol synthase 1-like, with product MGDKGRDMVMSMIETEIWKMSGYEIETWMMSESDARCATQSTGTILSKLLIFFGSDELNRYYQSSSDLKKGKSFPSPSVSPVPMDPEAPLASPGKQRAYVTFLAGDGDYVLGVVGLAKGLRKVRSAHSLVVAMLPDVPEPHRQLLRAQGCVLREIEPVYPPENQVQFAMAYYVINYSKLRIWNFVEYSKMIYLDADIQVYDNIDHLFDLPDGYFYAAMDCFCEKTWSHSRQYSIGYCQQCPNKVAWPADMGSPPPFYFNAGMFVSEPARSTYETLLETLRITPPTPFAEQDFLNMFFEKIYKPIPLAYNLVLAMLWRHPENVKLEDVKVVHYCAAGSKPWRYTGKEANMDREDIKMLVAKWWDIYNDEGLDFKAEDVAAGGESYLKTFSIKSVTSENKVNYISTPSAA from the exons ATGGGTGATAAAGGCCGAGACATGGTGATGTCGATGATTGAGACTGAGATATGGAAGATGTCAGGATATGAGATTGAGACATGGATGATGTCAGAATCCGATGCTCGG TGTGCCACCCAGTCCACAGGAACAATCTTATCAAAGCTTCTGATTTTTTTTGGTTCAGATGAATTGAACAGATATTACCAGTCTAGTTCGGATTTAAAGAAGGGCAAAAGCTTTCCAAGTCCTTCAGTCTCCCCTGTTCCAATGGACCCTGAGGCACCTCTCGCCAGCCCAGGAAAGCAGAGGGCCTACGTGACGTTCCTCGCTGGCGACGGAGACTACGTGCTGGGCGTGGTGGGGCTGGCGAAGGGCCTGAGGAAGGTGAGGAGCGCCCACTCGCTGGTGGTGGCCATGCTGCCCGACGTGCCGGAGCCACACCGCCAGTTGCTCCGAGCGCAGGGTTGCGTCCTCCGTGAGATCGAGCCCGTGTACCCCCCGGAGAACCAGGTGCAGTTCGCCATGGCCTACTACGTCATCAACTACTCCAAGCTGCGCATCTGGAAC TTTGTGGAGTACAGCAAGATGATCTATTTGGACGCAGACATCCAAGTTTACGACAACATAGATCATCTCTTCGACCTCCCCGACGGCTACTTCTACGCAGCGATGGACTGCTTCTGCGAGAAGACATGGAGCCACTCTCGACAGTACTCCATCGGTTACTGTCAGCAGTGCCCCAACAAGGTCGCATGGCCTGCAGACATGGGATCCCCTCCTCCATTCTACTTCAATGCCGGCATGTTCGTCTCTGAACCAGCTCGATCGACTTACGAAACACTACTCGAAACTCTCAGGATAACTCCTCCAACTCCCTTTGCAGAGCAG GACTTCTTAAACATGTTTTTTGAGAAAATCTACAAACCAATTCCACTCGCTTACAATCTGGTGTTGGCCATGCTGTGGCGTCACCCTGAGAATGTCAAGCTTGAGGATGTCAAAGTAGTTCACTACTGTGCTGCA GGTTCAAAGCCATGGAGGTACACAGGGAAGGAAGCTAACATGGATAGGGAGGACATCAAGATGTTGGTAGCAAAATGGTGGGATATCTACAATGACGAGGGACTTGATTTTAAAGCAGAAGATGTTGCCGCAGGAGGAGAGAGCTATTTGAAGACTTTCTCCATCAAGTCGGTCACGTCAGAAAACAAAGTAAACTACATCTCTACGCCCTCTGCTGCCTAG
- the LOC122016872 gene encoding long-chain-fatty-acid--AMP ligase FadD26-like, whose amino-acid sequence MSCENYDPCFPDQPVVDRYLPIWASQPSFSNKPAFVWAKDSPSGLTWTSLTYSDLNAGVEAMASKLLCSLNRGDVILVLCSPGLRLVKVIFACQRAGLVAVPLVPPDLSLAGSGAAHHHLLRAISQAKPKAAVADRSYVEAVRSSASSANDELVRSTKKLQWLSVEHLEDSVSYSSSSSYSGCGPDDTYLIQYTSGATGVPKPVLVTAGAAAHNVRAARTAYDLQPSSVIVSWLPQYHDCGLMFLLLTVVSGATCVLASPVAFLHRPRLWLELVTEFRATCTPVPAFALPLTVKRGSCDHGKLPLKLGSLTNLIVINEPVYKSPVDEFIEEFSAAGIEPSCISPSYGLAENCTYVSTSWPREELGGANRYPNMPSYKQLLPSARLGKPYAEEDIVIVVVDEATFEPVEDGVEGEIWVSSASNASGYLGHPSLTREVFNARILGTASRCFVRTGDRGVVRGKERYLYVTGRSSDVIVSGEKRLLHPHYIERAAHGSSPRHLRGGCIVAFGEDGGRVTAAAVLVAELQGNGLGMETCRKICEAIREGVRKEEEGVSVGRVVLVEKGSIPKTTSGKPRRWLAKRMLMEGSMPFVFEARFEDIRQVSDGEGRGGRGIAHGKVASSSAGGGGRFKFLPFSCL is encoded by the coding sequence ATGTCCTGCGAGAATTATGACCCCTGCTTCCCCGACCAGCCCGTGGTGGATCGATACCTTCCCATTTGGGCAAGCCAGCCAAGTTTCTCGAACAAACCTGCGTTTGTATGGGCCAAGGATTCACCCAGTGGCTTGACATGGACCTCGTTGACGTATTCCGACCTCAACGCTGGAGTGGAAGCCATGGCGTCTAAGCTCCTCTGCTCCCTTAACAGGGGCGACGTCATTCTCGTTCTCTGCTCTCCGGGTCTACGGCTCGTTAAGGTAATCTTCGCTTGCCAACGAGCCGGTCTCGTCGCCGTTCCCCTCGTCCCGCCTGATCTTTCCCTCGCCGGCAGTGGCGCCGCCCACCACCACCTTCTTCGAGCCATCTCCCAGGCCAAGCCCAAGGCTGCCGTCGCCGACCGGAGCTATGTTGAAGCCGTGAGAAGCTCTGCGTCGAGTGCCAATGATGAGCTCGTTCGCTCGACGAAGAAGCTTCAGTGGCTTTCCGTCGAACACTTGGAGGATAGCGTGAGTTATTCTTCGAGCTCGAGCTACTCAGGCTGCGGGCCGGATGACACCTACCTCATACAGTACACCTCCGGCGCGACCGGGGTACCGAAGCCGGTGCTGGTCACCGCCGGAGCGGCCGCGCACAACGTTCGCGCGGCGAGAACGGCCTACGACCTCCAGCCGAGCAGTGTGATCGTCTCGTGGCTGCCGCAGTATCACGACTGCGGCCTGATGTTCCTTCTCCTGACCGTCGTCTCCGGCGCCACGTGCGTCCTGGCCTCGCCGGTCGCTTTCCTGCACCGCCCTCGCCTCTGGCTGGAGCTCGTAACGGAGTTCCGTGCCACGTGCACGCCCGTGCCGGCCTTCGCTCTGCCTCTGACGGTCAAGCGAGGCAGCTGCGACCACGGGAAGCTTCCGCTCAAATTAGGGAGCCTGACGAACTTGATCGTCATTAACGAGCCGGTGTACAAATCTCCCGTCGACGAGTTCATCGAAGAATTCTCCGCTGCTGGAATCGAGCCATCATGCATCTCCCCGTCTTACGGACTGGCGGAGAACTGCACGTACGTGTCCACGTCGTGGCCGAGAGAAGAATTAGGCGGAGCAAATCGCTACCCGAACATGCCGTCCTACAAACAGCTACTGCCTTCGGCCAGGCTGGGCAAACCCTACGCCGAAGAGGACATTGTCATCGTCGTGGTCGACGAAGCGACCTTCGAACCGGTAGAAGACGGCGTGGAGGGAGAGATATGGGTGTCGTCGGCGAGCAACGCGTCTGGCTACCTCGGCCACCCGTCCCTAACCCGTGAAGTGTTCAACGCCCGGATTCTTGGAACAGCGAGCCGGTGCTTCGTGAGGACCGGCGACAGAGGAGTCGTCAGAGGAAAGGAGAGGTACCTGTACGTCACCGGCAGGTCATCGGACGTGATCGTGTCGGGCGAGAAGCGACTCCTCCACCCGCACTACATCGAGCGCGCGGCGCACGGAAGCAGCCCGAGGCATCTTCGCGGCGGGTGCATCGTGGCGTTCGGGGAAGATGGAGGGCGGGTGACGGCAGCAGCGGTGCTGGTGGCGGAGCTGCAGGGGAATGGATTGGGCATGGAGACGTGCAGGAAGATATGCGAGGCAATAAGAGAAGGcgtgaggaaggaggaggagggagtaTCAGTGGGCCGGGTGGTGCTCGTGGAGAAGGGGAGCATTCCCAAAACCACGTCCGGAAAACCGAGGAGATGGCTGGCGAAGCGAATGCTGATGGAAGGCAGCATGCCCTTCGTGTTCGAGGCGAGATTCGAGGATATCCGCCAAGTGTCTGACGGAGAAGGTCGAGGGGGGCGAGGAATTGCACACGGAAAAGTAGCTTCGTCTTCGGCCGGCGGAGGCGGAAGGTTCAAGTTCCTTCCATTTTCCTGTCTCTGA